The window CCCAGTGAAAGTGCCAACCCTGTTATTTGGGGCAGCATGGCATTTCGAAACACATACTTGATAATGACACGGTCCTTAATCCCAAGAAAACGACTGTAGTTCACATAGTCTTCATTTAATTCATAGATGGACATGGAGCGCATACCTATGGCTTGACCGCCAATGGTGATTAATACAATTGACCAGAATGGTAATTGATAATGCAGAATAACAGACAACATAAATTCAGGTGTAAAACTGGGTATTAAGTCAAAGCCATAACCGCCTCCCGTTGGCAAAATCCCCATTGAAATACCAAACCCAAACAGCAAAATAATGGCCATCCCAAAAGCGGGTATACTGCTCACAAATAAAAACAGAGGCATGACAGCTTTGTCAAAGACTCCTTTTTTATAAGCGGCAATCACACCAAGAATATTCCCTAACAGCCATCCCACAATCATGGCTGGTAATTGCAAAGCAATGGTCCAAGGAATAGCCTTTTGAATGATATCCGATACTTCTCTTGGGTAGTATGTAAAGGAAACACCCATGCTGCCTTGAAGTAAATTTTTTACATAGAGAAAAAACTGAATAATCATGGGTTTATCCAGACCAAATTGTTTGGTATAGTCATCCATGACTGCTTGAATGGCGCTTTGGTCAGTCATGCCCTCTACGGCAGATGACGCAAGTGTTGCCACTGGGTTACCAGGCATTAACCGTGGTAATAAAAAGTTCAACATCACGGCAACCATAAGCGTCAATAGATACCAACCGAGTTTTCGAAGAAAATATTTCTTATAACCTTTCAAATCCATCACCCCATCTATTGTGAAGTATTAGAAAAGATGGCAGCTGCTCTCATAGCAGCATATAGCCATCTTAACTCTCTTGTTTACACTGTTAAATCCTATGATTCTATAGATTATTCCACCAATTCAAGATTATATAATCCTGCAATACCATAGCCGCTTATTAAAATGGATGGCGGTATATTGGTACCATCTTCATACTCTGGGTAACTGGTCCATACAGTTTCATTAACGGTATGGAAGAATACGGGTCTATACATCAATGCGAAACAAGGCACTTCATTTAAGTAGATTTGGTTGATTTCTGTATAGAGCTCTATGAGTTTATTCTTATCTGTGGTTTTTGGAATAGCGTCAATGATGTCATCTGCTCTTTCATTGATGTAACGGCTGTAATTATAATAGACACGATCATTACCTGCCGTTGTTCCACCATCACTATAGAGTGTTTGATAAATACGTGTCCATGGATTGGCTATACTGGCTCCTGCATAGGTGTTCATGATGATATCAAAATTTCCTGTTTGCAGGTCTTCTGTCCATACGGGTGCTTCTGGAAAATAAGTGGTGATATCCATGCCAATTTCCTGACCAGCAGCTGCAACCATTTCAAGGGATGCATTCCAGTCTGTCCATCCTGCTGGGCATTCAACTGTAAATACTAATTCTGTGCCATCAGCTTCACGTATACCATCCCCATTGGTATCAACAATTCCTGCTTCGTCCAGTAATTTTTTGGCTTCTTCAATCTGCTTTCCAGACCACTGTAGTGGTGCTAAAGCTGCTTTATCCAATAAGCTTTGTTCTGCTGCTGTAGGGTTCATCATGGAAGGCGGTACATCTTGCATTAAAGGCGTATAGCCGCTCATGGCAGTCTTAGCAATTTGATCATAATCCGTTGCCATGGCAATGGCTTTTCGAACAACAGCATGGTCAAGGCCGGGCTTGGTGGTGTTAAAAATAGCCGTTGGTAAGGAACCACTTAAGTAATATGGTGGTTCATCAATATAGGTTGAAACAGGTAAGTCTTGTTCTTCCCACATTTTCCAAATCTCTGGTGTAAAGGCTTGTGTTACATCCACTTCACCTTGTTGGAATGCCACTGAACTTGAATTATTGTCAGCGTATATATTATGTGCTAAATATTTCGGTACAGGTAATTGACCCCACATGGAATCCGATTGACCCCAATAGTTATCATTTCTTACAAGAACAACTTTTGTTTCATCACTGTAGAATAACTGATAAGGACCTGACCCAATATAATCTTCATTTTTATCTGTTTTCACTTTATCTGGATCACCGTTATGCTTCTTAACCAACTCACTTATTTGATGTTCTGGTAGTATGTATAGTTTAGGCAGTACTTCTAGTACCTTTAATGGGTTGTAATTTGCTGTATCTGCTGTAATAACCACTGTTGCATCATCGGTAGCTTCAACACTTGCAATATAATCCCACATACTGGCATGATTGGTAGCCATATCCTTATGAATATTGAAGGTATAAGCTACATCTTTGGCGGTTACAGGTTTGCCATCACTCCACTTTGCATCTGTATTCATGGCGATGGTAAATACATTATCTTTTTGCTCATACTCTGTTGCAAGTAATGGATAAAGCTTACCATCCAGTTGATTATACATAAACAATGTTTCCCATACCGTTGTTCTGGCTTGGTCCGCCTGATCAATGACCAATGCGTTATTGGAGTTGGCTGATAGTGGATTCATATCATTAATTGCACCCCATTGGAGCCCACTCATGTATAATGTCTCCTGTCGAGGTATGGATGTACCATCACCGGATTCTTTTGTCGTCGTGTCCGAAGAACCCTCTTCTGTTTTACCATCTTCTTCTTTATCATCTTCTGTCTTTTCTTGATCAGCAGTCTGTGTTGCTTCTTGATCTTGTGTTGTCGTAGCATCTTCTGTTTTCTTGCTGTTACATGCAGTTAAACTTATGAATAACATGATGATCAGTAATAAAATTCCCCCAGCTTCTTTCATCTTTTTCATAAACGTCCTCCTTATTTCATATTTTTCACTGCAAAACTGCTCCTTTTCCTCCTTTCTCTAAGGCATACTGACATTGACACAATATTTATGATTGATAGGTATCTACAATAGAATGTATGACTAACTGACTTCTGAAAGCATGAAGTTCTAACCCTTCATTCATGTGAATGGTAACTTCTTTGGTCTGACCATTAAAAAGGTCAAAGAACCTGTCACTGTATCTTGCTGTTATATGGCCTAATTCCATCCATACCCATAAACATGGTTTATTAGATGATACAGTTACTTGGTATTGTTGATTGGTGACTTTGGTTATCCCAACCTTAAAATCTGGTTTTTCCAGCTCTAAATGTTTCGGATAGACAAAATAGGTTGTATTCTCACTGAGCACTTGATCATGTACAGCAAATGCATAGTGTAACACCACATGGCGAACACCTCCCGCATGTTCAATGGCTTCATATAAGTTCAGTGTCGTAACAGCTGATGCCGTATTTGCCTCAATACTTGCTTCCATGGTACCTTCTTTCAAGACACACCCATTTACATGGAATAAGGTCCACTGAATCACACCGGATTGTTTTTCCAACGTATCATTGGTTAAGTGGATTTCAACAGATAAATTGTCTTTATCTTCAATACCAGAAATCAAAACAGGGTTATAGAATTTCTTAGCACTGTAATGCAAGGCTTTCAGATTGCCCATGGCGTCAATGGATGACCAGCTTGCTACAGGCCAGCAATCATTTATCTGCCAATAAAGGGTTCCCATACCTTCTGGCATTTTTCTGCGCCAGTTTTCTACGGCATATTTAATGGCAAGGCTTTGCAATATTTGTGATGTCCATAACAACATATCAAATGAAGTAGGCAGCTTAAACCAAGATAACATATAGAGTATGATGGTTTCATTACCAATAACGCTACGCTGATGTTTTTCCATAACATAACTTGTTATATTCCGATCTTCTTTCTTCGTATAACTCTTGACCACATTGGGTTCTGGGAATGATTGAAACCCAAATTCACTGTTAAAGCGATGATGACAGGTGCGATACCACTCAAATGGTTCACGTCCATGCCACACATCCCATAAATGAGCATCACCTTTTGTGGCATCATTAGGATCTTTTCTATCGTGACTATCGTCCATAGGACTCGAAGCCCAATAAGAATGTTCATTATCATATGTGGTTATAAGCGAAGGAATGAGTTCATCAAACAATAATTTGTATTCATCCCATGTCATTTTGCCTTCTTCTAGTGCATCAGAAACCATATTGCCCATATATTCGATTTCATTATTGCCACACCATAGCGCTAAAGATGCATGATGACGAATACGTTTGATGTTATCAATGGCTTCTTGCTTAAACGTATCTAAAAAGTCTTTATCATAAACAGGATAAGCGGAACAGGCAAAAGCAAAATCCTGCCATACACATAAACCTAATTCATCACATAAGTCATAAAAAACATCGGATTCATAGATGCCGCCGCCCCAAACTCTTATAAAGTTCATGTTGGCATTTTTTACATCTGTGAGCTGTTGACGGTAGAATGCATCACTGCCTCTTGTGACAAAGGTGTCAATGGGAATCCAGTTGCCTCCTTTTGCAAAAAAAGGAATGCCATTTACCACAAATTGAAAACTTTCACCATATTGGTCTTTATGAATATCCAATACCAACGTTCTTAAACCTATTCTAAATTGCTTATTATCCATTAATTGGTTGTTGTTATCTAATAAATGTACCGATAGGGTATAGAGATTTTGTTTTCCAAGATTGTTAGGCCACCATAACGCTGGATTCTCAATGGTTATAGGAACTGCCGTGGAACTATCCTTAACAGGGTATACCTTAGAGGCCACATGCTTACCCTCATGTTCTAGAGTAATATCCAGGAACAGCTTATTGGGCTCAATGTTCCCCGCCAAATGGGTGATGACCTGAAGTTCTACCATGTGTTCATCATGTGATTGTTTGGTTTGCACATGATCCAGCTTGGCATGATGATAGCCCACCACTTCAATGTCTTTCCAAATCCCTGCCGTTACACACATGGGTCCCCAATCCCAACCATAGTTACATTGCATTTTTCTCACATAATTACTTCCAAGAATACGATGATGGTTAGCTCCAGTAATGGCTAAATAACGTTCCTCTAATTTTTCTTTCATATAGGGATAAGTGGACTGACATTTGATTCTTATGGTATTCTGCCCTTCATTGATACAATCATGTATATCAAAAATCCACTTTCTAAACATGTTATTGGTCTTAGCAACGGTATGGTCATTGATAGACACCGTGGCTAAAGTATCTAGCCCATGGCAAATTAAATCAATCTTGTTACAAGCCATCATATCTGCTGATACAAAAAAGGTTCTTTCATATACCCAGTCTAACTCACCAAGATACATTAGTTTACTTTCATTATCACGATAATAGGGATCATCGATTAATTTCTCATGAAGTAAATCCGTATGCACACATCCTGGTACATTGGCTTTCACTTGTGCAAATTCACCACCAGATAATACCCATTCACCATTTAAAGTAATTTTCTCCATAAATTATCACCTTTTTTATCAATTTTGAGTTTCTTTTTTCGTTTATTATTGCTATATACAAATTTTATCACTAATACATTTGTTTTCAATTTCATAACATGCCAAAATCATATATAATTAGGACATGGATAATACTATTATAAATAATTCAAATAAACTAAATAGCTACAATTTGAACTTTGTCATTGATAATTTTATAGTCAATATACTCAATTATAAGGTAGAGACATTTAATGGGATTGATGGGTATGATGTTCACAAACATTTCTGTTATGAATTGCACTACATTAAGAGTGGCTCGGGCCAAGTAACCTTTAATGAAAAAACCCATGAATTGGTTCCAGGAGATATGTATCTTATGTCCCCCAATATTGCTCACAGTCAATACATCTATGATCATCACATGATTGAATATGCTCTTCGATTTGATATCAAGCAACTCAAGTCATCTCCCAACCCTTCAACCATCATGGAAGAGTCTAAGCAAATTATTAATCTGCTGAAAAGGAGCGCCAATAAAATTATTCATCAGCAATTTGCCTTAGAGAAGCTGTTTGAAGATAGCTACCAAGAAGCTTTTGGTCAGAGACCTGGTTACTATATTGTTCTCAAACAATACCTTATGCTCATCATTATTGAAACAGCTCGCTCAGCAATCAATGATGATGATAAGGAAGCCATCTATCCGTTACCTACTCGGGACATTGATCGTCACAATATGAACACCATCACCCAATTCATACTGGATAATATTTCAACAAAAATAACCAATAAAACCATTGCAAGTCATGTTTATATGAGTGAAAGACATCTGTATCGCATCATCAAAAGGCAGACTGGTCTTGCAACCCACCAATACATTGCCCATCTACGGATTAATTATGTCAAAAAATTACTTTCTCAAAACTTATATACGCTAAAAACCATTAGTGAAATGTCTGGGTATTCAAGTGCTTTTCATCTTAGTTCTGCTTTTAAGCGACATACGGGGATGACGCCATCAAGTTATATTGATAGTGCGTTGGATAAGTATCAGCAATCGATTGAGCCTTATATTGAATAATATCTATCACAAAATAATGGATAGTTCGTTTTTAATTGGGGATAGGGGAAGTTTAGTGGATAAGCTTTTTATATCATAGAATAGGGTTGTTGAAACGTGTAGATAGACAACGGTTGTAATGTAAAACCCTATAGAATGATTATAAACGACCGTTGCGTTTGTTGCCTTTATCGATTTAAAAGGAGGGCAACAAGCCGCAAAGGTCGTTTATAATCATTCTATAGGGTTATTATTTTATCGCCACGTTTTTGAGAGTGAAAAACAGTAGTTTTAGTTATGTGGTTCTTTTAATGTCTGTAGTATCCTGTTTGTCGATTTGATTGTTTTTATTTGAGAGGATTATTTGGGGTCTTATTAGTTTACATAATGTGTTGTTTTTCTAAAAATACCTTAAAAGGTGTAACAGGTAAATCATTGAGATTATATAGTGCTATCTGTACGTTTTTGGAGAATCCATAAGATACACCTATTGGGTTTGATATGTTGTCGTTATGTGCAATAATTTTATGATCCATGATTGTTGCTTTTGCTGTTATAAAACGCTTGTCTTCACCACATAGCTGAAAGTTTGGCAGTTGTTCTGATATTTGTTTTATTTTTTCATTAAATGAGATGATGATAGAGTTTCCTTGTTTTTCAATATGGGTATAGGTAATTACACGGTATGTCTCTTCTTGATTGTATACCATGGATAGAGCTGATTCTGCTAACCGATTCCCAATGGGTTTCTTGTTAATAGGGTGGATATTATTCCATTCTCCATAGTCTACTGATATAACCATGGCTGTATGGTTTACTTTTTGAGAGACTTCCAGCTGTGCTTGGCGAACGATAGGCCATCCTTCATCAATATCAATTTCATCTTTTGCACCAAGAGAAGAAAGCTGTACAAAAACAAAAGGTAAGTCCTTTTTCTTCCAGGCATCTCGCCAGTTTTGAATCAGTGTAGTAAAAATTTCTTCATATAGCGTGGCATGAGGTCCATTGGCATTGCTCTCGCCTTGGTACCATATCACACCTTTTATGGTATAAGGTATGACCTGCATGACCATGTTGTCATATAGACCACATGGACGTTGAAAGTGTTTATAACCATAGGGAGGGGCTGGGGCTGGTCCATCGTCAGAAGTCATGTAACTTGTTAACCCTAATGCTTCAACTCTTTCATCAAGATTACCTTTTTCTTTCACAAAAGTAAGCATATCTTCTTGATAAGCATGAAATTCTTTTTCGTAGGCGGTAGCATTCAATTGCTTTTCTATGGTTACATAATCATCCCATAAAAATTTTAAGTTATCGTTAGTTATTAAATAATCTCTAGACATCCAAGCTTGTGCTGTGGTGCCACCCCAATTGCAGCTAATGATACCTATAGGTACATTCAAATTCCTTTGGAGCTTTTTAGCAAAATAGTAGCCAATTGCTGAAAAATGTTTTGCACTATGCTGGGTACATAATTCCCATTTTGTATCATGGGACTGTGTATGCTCAAAATGCCATCCATTGATCTGAGCATCTTGGAAGGGTCTGCGAGGTATTGTTTTTAAGCGAATCATTGGATTATCGCATACATTTTTCTCATTAGACCATTCTTTTGAAAAGAACAATGGCTGTTCCATATTGGATTGTCCACCTGCTAACCATACCTCACCAATCAAGACATCATTAAAAATTATCGTATGATTACCACCATGTATTGTCAAATCATAGGGACCTCCTGCTTCATGGATACCTAAATCAATACACCATTTGTTATTTTTAATTTTGCACATGTACTGCTGTGTCTTAAATAAAATTATTACTTCTACATCTTCTACACCTGTCCCCCAAATCAATATGCTTTCATCTCTTTGTAAAACCATATGGCTGCTGAACATAGGGGATACCATAAACATATCTGTAGCCATTATATTCACTCCTCATTAACTATTATTTTGTCTATTATGATACATCATGCTACTTTATCCATTGAACATTAAATCTAGTATACCAAATAAATGCCATCAATAACACCTATATAAAGTTTAAATAGGCCATCATTGATTACCTTTGAATCTACGGTCTTAAAAATACCTCAGCTTTAGACCATTGGCTTTGGCTGTTTCTGTTATGCTGTAAATGATTGCACTAGCTTTAGCTCCATGTACGGTATCAATGAGCTTGATTATTCATAGGGGGGAAAGTTCTTCTTTACTACTCATAAATTTATTATAACTTGTTTTTTAGATTTTATGTCCAACCTTATATGTACATTATATTATATCTCCATTCAAGGAGATCTTTATCTGATACTACTTTGATTACTTCCATCAACTTTTATTTTGCGTAATATGGTATTACTAAAATAGTATATATAATCTTGTGAGATATTTATTTTGTAAGGATATTCATTTAATAAGACATTCTCCTGATCTGGCTCATTAATTAATGACTGACATAGCTGATTTTTTTCATTTACATAGTATATTGCATTTTTATATATATTAAAATTAGTACGTTTAGTATTTTCAATTACTTTAATTTCATTTAAATCTTCCAAATCAATTTTATATATTCCATAATCACTGTACCATAATGTGTTATTATATATTACTAAGCATTTTGGACTATCGGCTTCACTCACTTTACTTTTTTCAATACCATCTAAACTAATCTTGTAAATCTTGCCGTCTTCTGGCCTTCTATCATCCTTTTTAGAAGTAGAGTATAACTTATCAATATAGTATATTGCTGATTCATTAATTATGAATTCTAAAACTTCTCCTTCATTTGAAAGTTGTTCCTCGAAACCATCTTTATATTCTATGTTTTTTCGGTAAAGAAATAATCCAAATATATTTTCAGTCTTATTTACCGTATAATATATATACTTATTCTTAACTATATATTGTTGAATTAAACAATATTTGCTACCTTCAAGTACTAGGCTAAGTTTTTTACTATTTAAATCAAGAGAATATACTCCTGAAACTAGTATATTTTCGTTTGGATGAGAAACGCTGACATTGAAATATAATATGCTATTATTAATAGATAATTGAGATATATTATCAACAAAAGTATATTTTTTCTCTAGGTGTTTAAATGAAAACAATTCTTCAGTGTTATTATTTTTCATGCTATATATTTTATTACTAACAGCAAAATAATCAATTCCTTTATCATGTACAATTATACTATTATTAGAATAATTTCCGGAACCTTCCTTTTCCCAGTTTTTATTTTCATTTGTTGCTAAATACATAATGCTTATAATAATCATAGTTAGTGTTACAATTAATTTTTTGAATAACATATTATATTTCTCCCTCAACCTCAAATTTGTTGCTATAAAGGCATACGTAGCTTGCTATGAAAAACTTCATATAATATTCTTATTATATCATAGGGATTCACTCATAAAAACTTTAGTCATCCACAAACAGATATTATAGACGGTATACTAGTATATAATTCGAAAGTGAGTAAACTATGGACAAAAAAAGTATAATGTGTACGTCAAAGATGTCAGTATATAAATAAGAAGGTAAACTCATAGTAATTCGTTCATATATCCAGGAAATCGTCCGCACTCCTTCCTAAAATCCAAAAAATAAGTCAAATCTATCAAAACCCAGTTATAGTTGCGTGCTAATTACCCATGTATAATGTAATCATCAGTAAAACTATTTAAGAGGAGTGAGTGACATGCAGATGATACATGGAACCATTGATGAGAAAAAAGACCGATTAACCAAGTGGTGGCATGGTCATGGATTAGGACGTCCTGCTATGCATTTAACCATGATGGATAAGGATTATTCCCTAAACTATCAAGGTGAATGCCCTAAGGGTGATATTCATCCGAAATATACGTTCAAATCAATGGCTTATCGCTTATATTTGGAAGAAAAGAATCTTTATAATAAGATATATTATGGTGAAGCAATACCATGCTGTGATGCTGACCTTGCAGCAGGCGTCCTTGCCTTATTTTTAGGTTGTCATGGTATTGAAAAGAAAGACACTGTATGGATTGAAGCTGATTTTGAACATCATGACACCATACCCATTCAGATTGATCCTGACAATTTTTATTACCAGTTTTTCTGGCGTTTGCAAACACACTTAAAAGAAAAATACGGTGATCTAGCCTGTGGGTTCCCTGATTTAATTGAGGGCATTGACATCTATGCTGCCATGGGGGGCACACAAAATACATTGTTTGACATAGTGGATTGTCCTGATAAACTCTTAAGGACCATTGAAAAGATTGATGAAGCTTATCTACACTATTATGATAACATCTATGAGAAAATTAAAGATTCCCGAGGGGGTTCGATGTTTTGGATTTGGGCTCCTGGCAAAATCTCTAAAGTTCAATGTGATATTTCTGCCATGCTATCACCGGATATGTTTAACCAATTTACCATGCCTACATTAAAAAAAATCATTCAGCACATGGATTATAGTATTTATCATTTAGATGGACCTGATGCCACACGCCATATTGATGCCATACTCTCCATTGATGAATTAGACGTTGTCCAATGGACGCCTGGTGCTTCCAGCGATATGCTTTCATGTGGCACGTACCATAGCAGATGGTATCCCATGTATCACAAGATTATAGAAGCAGGTAAAAAAATTATGTTACAAGGCATTAATTCATCTGACAAGTTAAAAAAGCTAAAAGATGAATTTGGAAAATCCTTAGGCAACTTTTATATTCAGTCACATCTAACAACGAAAGAGGAAGCCGATAAGATATTAGAAACTGCCCAATTATAGTGATAGACTCTTTCGATATTGAATTGGTGACAGACCCGTTCTCTTCTTGAATACACGATTAAAATAAGATACGTTTCCAAACCCACTTTCCATGCTGATATCTGTCACCGATTCATTGGTTTGTTTCAACAACCCTTTAGCATGGTTCATGCGCAGTGACAGGATATATTCTGTCAACGTCTTTTTCATAACCCTTTTAAAATAATCAGAAAAATAGGTACTATTCATTGCAGCAAGCCTAGCAACCTCATCTAATGATAGGGGTTGTGTATAATGTGCATTGATATACATAACTGATTCTTTTATCCGATCAAATGCCCTCTGTTCTTTATGATTGATGTCGCTAATCTGGTTATTTTCCAAAAAATAACGGTTGACTACAGCCAGCAATTTCATCAAGTTCGCTTTAATAATCCATTGATAATGGTGGCCTCTCATTTGGTCCTCTCGTATAATTTCTTTCATGATGTCATATAACTGTGTGGATAATGGTTGCTGTTTGGATATGCAGTGACTATAGTTTTTATTCCGTTGAAAAAAAGATTTTAAGTAACCATAGTCAAAGGTATTGGTTTGCCAAATAAGTTCAGGGTCAAAAATGATAACCAATAAACAGACACCTTTCTTAGAAAAGGCATAATGATGTTCTTCATTATTAATAATGATGATGTCACTTCGTTCAATGGTATAATGGGAATCCCCAATGATGTAGACACCTTCTCCATCAACCACGTAATTAATCTCCAAGCAGTCATGACTATGGAGGATTTCAGGTGTTGCTTTTTTCTTGGCTTCCGTTTGAAATATTCTAAAGGGAAATTTATGGGATAATTGTATATTTTCTTTGATGAATTCCATGGAGACCACCAACCTATCTATGAGATTTCCTATACCCAGTATATCAGAATAACTGCATAATAAAAATAAGTTAGCAAAAATTTAATGCTCATTCTAAAACATTGGTGATGATTTTTATGGTGCTTTGTTTTGGCGACTTCCCATAAGAAGTTGCCTGTTGGTTGATTTAATCCACTAAAATCAACTAAACATCCATTGTGAGTATGCATTTTATTCCTTATAATGATAGTAGTGAATGGCTGTAGCATTTAGCTCAGGCGTAAAATAATTGCAGAGGTGAAGTCGATGAAAGATATTAATATTGCAACAACCATTATGGAAAGACGTAAAGAAAAAGGCATAACTCAAGATCAGCTTGCGGAATATATCGGTGTCTCAAAGTCATCTGTTTCAAAATGGGAAACGGGGCAAAGCTATCCTGATATTACGTTTCTACCAATGTTAGCCACATTTTTTAACATCAGTATTGACGAACTCATGAATTACTCACCACAAATGACAATTTCTGATATCAACACGTTGTATCATCATTTAGCTAAAGCATTTTCTCATAGACCTTTTGATGACGTCTTATTGGAATGTCAACAAGTCATTAAAAAATACTATTCTTGTTTTCCTCTGTTGCTTCAAATGGCTACACTACTGCTCAATCACCAAATGCTTGCATCAAATGAAAACGTTCAGAAAGACATTTTACAACAAATTATAGATTTATGCCAAAGAATTAAGTCAGAAAGCGACGATATCTGGCTGGCAAAACAAGCCAATTCTATTGAAGCAGTATGTTACATGTTTTTACAAGAACCGGATACCATATTGGATTTATTAAGCGGTGCATTAAAACCAGATCAAAGTGATGCCATCATATTAGCGAACGCTTATCAAATGGCAGGTCAGCCACCCAAGGCAAAAGAAGTGATCCAAATAAGTATCTATCAACATTTAATGAACATGTTGGGTGCTTTTCCTTC is drawn from Vallitalea pronyensis and contains these coding sequences:
- a CDS encoding DUF5050 domain-containing protein — encoded protein: MLFKKLIVTLTMIIISIMYLATNENKNWEKEGSGNYSNNSIIVHDKGIDYFAVSNKIYSMKNNNTEELFSFKHLEKKYTFVDNISQLSINNSILYFNVSVSHPNENILVSGVYSLDLNSKKLSLVLEGSKYCLIQQYIVKNKYIYYTVNKTENIFGLFLYRKNIEYKDGFEEQLSNEGEVLEFIINESAIYYIDKLYSTSKKDDRRPEDGKIYKISLDGIEKSKVSEADSPKCLVIYNNTLWYSDYGIYKIDLEDLNEIKVIENTKRTNFNIYKNAIYYVNEKNQLCQSLINEPDQENVLLNEYPYKINISQDYIYYFSNTILRKIKVDGSNQSSIR
- a CDS encoding uroporphyrinogen decarboxylase/cobalamine-independent methonine synthase family protein; its protein translation is MQMIHGTIDEKKDRLTKWWHGHGLGRPAMHLTMMDKDYSLNYQGECPKGDIHPKYTFKSMAYRLYLEEKNLYNKIYYGEAIPCCDADLAAGVLALFLGCHGIEKKDTVWIEADFEHHDTIPIQIDPDNFYYQFFWRLQTHLKEKYGDLACGFPDLIEGIDIYAAMGGTQNTLFDIVDCPDKLLRTIEKIDEAYLHYYDNIYEKIKDSRGGSMFWIWAPGKISKVQCDISAMLSPDMFNQFTMPTLKKIIQHMDYSIYHLDGPDATRHIDAILSIDELDVVQWTPGASSDMLSCGTYHSRWYPMYHKIIEAGKKIMLQGINSSDKLKKLKDEFGKSLGNFYIQSHLTTKEEADKILETAQL
- a CDS encoding helix-turn-helix domain-containing protein, which encodes MEFIKENIQLSHKFPFRIFQTEAKKKATPEILHSHDCLEINYVVDGEGVYIIGDSHYTIERSDIIIINNEEHHYAFSKKGVCLLVIIFDPELIWQTNTFDYGYLKSFFQRNKNYSHCISKQQPLSTQLYDIMKEIIREDQMRGHHYQWIIKANLMKLLAVVNRYFLENNQISDINHKEQRAFDRIKESVMYINAHYTQPLSLDEVARLAAMNSTYFSDYFKRVMKKTLTEYILSLRMNHAKGLLKQTNESVTDISMESGFGNVSYFNRVFKKRTGLSPIQYRKSLSL
- a CDS encoding helix-turn-helix domain-containing protein — translated: MKDINIATTIMERRKEKGITQDQLAEYIGVSKSSVSKWETGQSYPDITFLPMLATFFNISIDELMNYSPQMTISDINTLYHHLAKAFSHRPFDDVLLECQQVIKKYYSCFPLLLQMATLLLNHQMLASNENVQKDILQQIIDLCQRIKSESDDIWLAKQANSIEAVCYMFLQEPDTILDLLSGALKPDQSDAIILANAYQMAGQPPKAKEVIQISIYQHLMNMLGAFPSFLLLYADDNKKFDEILKRGIIILDGFKIESLNPNIALQIYHAAAHGYMTQNEHKKALNMLSIYADVCTKLFPVTHHGDAFFDAIDDWFLTFDLGVVVPRDEKVVKESILTDITTNPAFAPLAKDLTYMNIVNTLKKKLGGI